CGGGCCATCGCCCGGATCGCCGCCTCGGTGAGCTGCCGACGCCGTTGTGCCGACGGCAAGCGTGCCATGTGCGCGTCCCCTGTCCCCCGTGGTCGTGTCAGGCGCTGTGGACGCCGACCTCGTAGAGCGAGTATCCCCAGTCGGTGCCGCGATCGAGTCCGTGGACGCGGACGTAACGGGCCGGGGTTCCGGTGAACTTGGCCGTGTCCAGGCCGCCGTCGCCCGAGGTGGTGGACCAGACGGTCTGCCAGTTCGTGCTGTCGGTGGACAGTTCGATCCGGTACGACTTGCCGTACGCCCGCTCCCAGTCGAGGGTGACGCGGGAGACCAGGTGGGTGGCGCCCAGGTCCACCTGCCACGACTGGTCGTCGCTCCAGTCGCTGGCCCAGCGGGTGCCGTCGTCCTCGTCGACGGCCCGCCCCGGCTGGTAGCTGGTGAACGGGTTCGACTCCGAGGAACTGGCCGTGGCGGTCCGCCCCCTGGCGAGGTCGACGCCCGCCTGATGCTGCTCGGTGGCACCCCAGGTGTCGAGGTAGGACTCGGCGCCCCGGAACAGGTCGTTGACGACGTCCTGGCCGCCTACCTGCCGGATGTCCTCGATCCAGTCCGGGATCATGCCGACATGGGCGCCGCCGTCGGTGTTGTAGTCGAAGGTGCGTTGGCCGGTCGTCTGCTTGTCGATGACGGAGCCGCCGTCGACGCTCTTGAACGGGTACTTCACCGGGTTGGAGGTGTTCGCGCCGCGCGGTCCGGGGTGGTCGCCGACACCGTTGAAGTCGGTGCCGAAGCCATAGCCGACGCCGTACTTCTCGCGGAGCGCGTCGGTGCGGGCGGCCTCGGCGACGAAGCCCTCGGAGCCGTGCATGTACTGGGCGACGAACCCGCCGAGGGAGTAGACGCGCTCGGTCCAGTTGAGGTCCATCCAGCTGTGCGAGGAGAGCACGCCGGGATAGTCGGCGGCCTCGAACAGGTCGAGGGCCTGGCCCGCGGCCTTGACGCTCATATGGTCGATCTCGAGCATCATCTTGCGCTGCATCATGCCCTTCACGGCGTACTCACCGAGGTCGGTGAGGCCGCGGACGTTGCACTGCGCGTCGTCGTCGTAGGTCGGCACCTCGGTGCCCGCGGGCAGATCGGCCTCCGCGGCGGAGGCGGCGGTGCCGATGGGGTTGTCGTGCTGGGGGCCGGTGCACTTCTCGGTCTTCCAGAAGGTGCCGGTGGACAGGAACTGCCCGACGTTGATGGCGGTTCCGAGCCCGCCCTCGTCGAAGCGGACGCCGCACAGCGCGTTGTCGAACTTGTGGCACAGGAACATGCTGCGCACACCGAGGTCGTGGAGCTCGTCGAGGCCCTTGTCGATGTCCGCCTTGCTGCACTGCGCGATGTCGAGGATCTGCTTGCAGCCGAAGGGCTCGGAGGTCTCGACGCCGAGGATGACGGCGAGTTTGCCCTCCTTGATCACCTGACGGGCCTGCACGGTGTCGGTGACGATGCGGAACCAGCCCTTGCCCGCGCCACCGTACATCGCGTCGATGTAGTCCTGGAGCTGGTACGTCAGCTTCGCCTGGAGCCGGATCGAGGTCATCTCGTCACAACTGCGGTCCTTGAAGGGGTAGACCGAGCAGATCACCCCGTTGGTGACGAGGTCGTTGACGAGCACCCGCTGTCCGCCGCGCCAG
This DNA window, taken from Streptomyces sp. NBC_00663, encodes the following:
- a CDS encoding galactose-binding domain-containing protein; protein product: MTKPRRPYGRRKHVTVVSLLLLALAVILGPTPSSAAASDWWNPTARPAPDSQINVTGAPFTGTNSAGEVRGFVDAHNHLFSNEAFGGRLICGKVFSTQGVADALKDCPEHYPDGTLAIFDYITHGGDGKHDPVGWPTFKDWPAYDSMTHQANYYAWIERAWRGGQRVLVNDLVTNGVICSVYPFKDRSCDEMTSIRLQAKLTYQLQDYIDAMYGGAGKGWFRIVTDTVQARQVIKEGKLAVILGVETSEPFGCKQILDIAQCSKADIDKGLDELHDLGVRSMFLCHKFDNALCGVRFDEGGLGTAINVGQFLSTGTFWKTEKCTGPQHDNPIGTAASAAEADLPAGTEVPTYDDDAQCNVRGLTDLGEYAVKGMMQRKMMLEIDHMSVKAAGQALDLFEAADYPGVLSSHSWMDLNWTERVYSLGGFVAQYMHGSEGFVAEAARTDALREKYGVGYGFGTDFNGVGDHPGPRGANTSNPVKYPFKSVDGGSVIDKQTTGQRTFDYNTDGGAHVGMIPDWIEDIRQVGGQDVVNDLFRGAESYLDTWGATEQHQAGVDLARGRTATASSSESNPFTSYQPGRAVDEDDGTRWASDWSDDQSWQVDLGATHLVSRVTLDWERAYGKSYRIELSTDSTNWQTVWSTTSGDGGLDTAKFTGTPARYVRVHGLDRGTDWGYSLYEVGVHSA